A DNA window from Camelina sativa cultivar DH55 chromosome 13, Cs, whole genome shotgun sequence contains the following coding sequences:
- the LOC104737092 gene encoding uncharacterized protein LOC104737092, whose protein sequence is MGNCLVGRNNENVVEQEEQYEEVMKKDYKRKDRKVKIVLIRAELEKLILFQLNADGANKGGDASLASFGDFLKELEEERLAGEAAAAEEEKSRQRLCRRWKPSLKSVIEWPEEV, encoded by the coding sequence ATGGGAAACTGTTTAGTCGGaagaaacaatgaaaatgttgttgaacaagaagaacaatatgaagaagtgatgaagaaagattacaaaagaaaagatcgGAAGGTGAAGATTGTTCTAATAAGAGCTGAGTTAGAAAAACTCATACTTTTCCAACTAAACGCAGACGGTGCAAACAAAGGAGGAGATGCTTCGTTGGCTTCATTTGGAGATTTTCTTAAAGAACTTGAGGAAGAAAGATTGGCAGGAGAGGCTGCTGcggcagaagaagagaagtctCGCCAGAGATTATGTCGGAGGTGGAAACCATCGTTGAAGAGTGTCATTGAATGGCCTGAAGAAGTATAG
- the LOC104737090 gene encoding nucleoside diphosphate kinase III, chloroplastic/mitochondrial-like: protein MSSQISRSASKAARSLLSSAKNARFFSEGRAIGAAAAVSASGKIPLYASNFARASGSGVASKSWITGLLALPAAAYMLQDQEVLAAEMERTFIAIKPDGVQRGLISEIVSRFERKGFKLVGIKVVVPSKDFAQKHYHDLKERPFFNGLCDFLSSGPVIAMVWEGEGVIRYGRKLIGATDPQKSEPGTIRGDLAVTVGRNIIHGSDGPETAKDEISLWFKPQELVSYTNNSEKWLYGEN, encoded by the exons atgaGCTCCCAAATCTCCAGATCTGCTTCCAAAGCAGCTaggtctcttctttcttcagctAAGAATGCTCGTTTCTTCTCTG aaggACGAGCTATTGGTGCTGCAGCTGCTGTTTCCGCATCAGGAAAGATTCCTCTGTATGCATCTAACTTTGCAAGAGCATCAGGTTCAGGTGTTGCCTCAAAGAGTTGGATCACTGGACTCTTAGCTCTTCCTGCTGCAG CCTATATGCTTCAAGACCAAGAGGTTCTTGCTGCTGAG ATGGAACGAACCTTTATTGCTATCAAGCCTGATGGAGTGCAAAGAGGACTG ATATCAGAGATAGTTTCTCGATTTGAACGTAAGGGATTCAAGCTTGTTGGTATCAAAGTTGTTGTTCCTTCTAAAGATTTCGCACAAAAGCATTACCATGATCTTAAGGAAAGACCTTTCTTCAATGGCTTGTGTGACTTCCTTAGCTCTGGACCTGTTATTGCCATG GTCTGGGAAGGAGAAGGAGTGATCAGATACGGACGTAAACTAATTGGAGCCACTGATCCCCAGAAGTCCGAGCCTGGAACCATCCGAGGAGATCTTGCAGTTACTGTTGGCAg GAACATAATCCATGGAAGTGATGGACCAGAGACAGCAAAGGATGAGATCAGTCTTTGGTTTAAGCCTCAAGAACTTGTTTCTTACACCAACAATTCTGAGAAATGGCTCTATGGCGAAAACTAA